The Natrinema salifodinae genome includes a window with the following:
- a CDS encoding UbiA family prenyltransferase, giving the protein MNNPTATRRTTGWASSITAVLRFLIHSNLFISLATVSVAVTTIRLANLPLEPLPLFIVFAATMFVYTVNRFTDIEEDEQNVPRRAAFTRRYGRYWLTAGVALYVAAIGAAIALGLPGVAYLLLPLAVVLLYSVGGVKQFFLVKNLVVGLAWGAIPLGVGYYYAQLRTLEVLFLFVYVTAMITIAAVIFDVKDIEGDRAEGIPTVPNLFGPEWTRVGSLIATVAVAAAVVTLVATGALPWEYLVVLAMNAYVCAYIPFATPDRGPLYYGFVVDGEHVFLAAVVLTLEWLVW; this is encoded by the coding sequence GTGAACAACCCTACCGCAACGCGTCGGACGACAGGGTGGGCGTCGTCGATCACGGCCGTCCTCCGCTTTCTGATTCACAGTAACCTCTTTATCTCGCTGGCGACGGTCAGCGTCGCCGTCACGACGATCCGCCTGGCGAACCTCCCGCTCGAGCCGCTGCCGCTTTTCATCGTCTTCGCGGCCACGATGTTCGTCTACACCGTCAACCGTTTCACCGACATCGAGGAGGACGAGCAAAACGTCCCGCGGCGCGCGGCGTTTACGAGGCGCTATGGCCGGTACTGGCTGACCGCCGGCGTCGCGCTCTACGTCGCCGCGATCGGGGCCGCGATCGCGCTCGGCCTCCCCGGAGTCGCATATCTGCTCCTGCCGCTCGCGGTCGTGTTGCTGTACTCCGTCGGCGGCGTCAAGCAGTTCTTCCTCGTGAAAAACCTCGTCGTTGGCCTCGCCTGGGGCGCGATTCCGCTGGGCGTCGGCTACTACTACGCCCAACTCCGGACGCTCGAGGTCCTGTTCCTGTTCGTCTACGTCACGGCCATGATCACGATCGCCGCGGTGATCTTCGACGTAAAAGACATCGAGGGCGACCGCGCTGAAGGGATCCCGACGGTTCCGAACCTGTTCGGGCCGGAGTGGACCCGCGTCGGTTCGCTGATCGCCACCGTCGCCGTCGCCGCAGCGGTCGTCACCCTCGTGGCGACCGGCGCGCTGCCGTGGGAGTACCTGGTCGTGCTCGCGATGAACGCCTACGTCTGCGCGTACATTCCCTTCGCAACGCCGGACCGCGGCCCGCTGTACTACGGGTTCGTCGTCGACGGCGAACACGTCTTCCTCGCGGCCGTCGTTTTGACGCTCGAGTGGCTGGTCTGGTAA